A region from the Sandaracinus amylolyticus genome encodes:
- a CDS encoding thiol-disulfide oxidoreductase DCC family protein, whose protein sequence is MTSDHPIVLFDGVCNLCHGAVQFIVDRDPRGTFQFASLQSERAAAMLREHGRTPPEGDPESVVLLEDGRLYEHSTAALRIARRLGGLWPVLYAFVIVPRFVRDAVYRFIARHRYRWFGRTEQCRVPTPELRARFLS, encoded by the coding sequence GTGACCTCCGATCATCCGATCGTGCTCTTCGACGGAGTCTGCAACCTCTGCCACGGCGCGGTGCAGTTCATCGTCGATCGCGACCCGCGCGGCACCTTCCAGTTCGCGTCGCTGCAGTCGGAGCGCGCCGCCGCGATGCTGCGCGAGCACGGTCGCACGCCCCCCGAGGGCGATCCCGAGAGCGTCGTGCTGCTCGAGGACGGGCGCCTCTACGAGCACTCGACCGCGGCGCTGCGCATCGCGCGTCGTCTGGGCGGGCTCTGGCCGGTGCTCTACGCGTTCGTGATCGTCCCGCGCTTCGTGCGCGACGCGGTGTATCGATTCATCGCGCGCCATCGATACCGATGGTTCGGCCGCACCGAGCAGTGCCGCGTCCCCACGCCCGAGCTCCGCGCGCGCTTTCTCTCCTAG
- a CDS encoding PD-(D/E)XK nuclease superfamily protein, whose amino-acid sequence MPLTGTQYANLIASYVVHNFGHRGITVYREVYLGKTIIGKNRRLDILILEEQTRVAMGLECKYQDTAGTADEKIPYALADMEQLDMPVCLVYAGKGWSGGILHMLRASPLAAYCEPDGDSLAPSDQTRELDAALAMTFKWWDLVVRGKSPFTIGKKA is encoded by the coding sequence ATGCCGCTCACCGGGACGCAGTACGCGAACCTGATCGCGTCGTACGTGGTGCACAACTTCGGGCACCGCGGGATCACGGTCTATCGCGAGGTCTATCTCGGCAAGACGATCATCGGGAAGAACCGGCGGCTCGACATCTTGATCCTCGAGGAGCAGACGCGCGTCGCGATGGGCCTCGAGTGCAAGTACCAGGACACGGCGGGCACTGCGGACGAGAAGATCCCCTACGCGCTCGCCGACATGGAGCAGCTCGACATGCCGGTGTGCCTCGTCTACGCGGGCAAGGGCTGGAGCGGTGGGATCCTGCACATGCTGCGCGCCTCGCCGCTCGCGGCGTACTGCGAGCCCGACGGAGACTCGCTCGCGCCGAGCGATCAGACGCGCGAGCTCGATGCGGCGCTCGCGATGACCTTCAAGTGGTGGGACCTTGTGGTGCGCGGAAAGTCGCCGTTCACGATCGGGAAGAAGGCATGA
- a CDS encoding DNA-methyltransferase, whose amino-acid sequence MPEAAVPTASYWLSRLDAVAWLRGLPDASVDLVVTDPPYESLEKHRAVGTTTRLKHSKSSSNDWFTVFPNARFEELFREVHRVMRKNTHFYLFCDQETAFHAKPVGEKVGFKFWKPLIWSKVTMGMGYHYRSTYEMILFFEKGKRRLNDLGISDVIVEKRIHRGYPTEKPVRVNRVLIEQSTAPGEIVIDPFMGTGSAGLAAIEVGRSFWGNDISEKALAIAEERLGTTGATRLGAPPFPRTLLAF is encoded by the coding sequence GTGCCCGAGGCCGCCGTTCCGACCGCTTCGTATTGGCTCAGCCGGCTCGATGCCGTCGCGTGGCTGCGTGGCCTGCCGGACGCGTCGGTCGATCTCGTCGTGACCGACCCGCCGTACGAGTCGCTCGAGAAGCACCGCGCGGTGGGCACGACGACGCGGCTCAAGCACAGCAAGTCGTCGAGCAACGACTGGTTCACGGTCTTCCCGAACGCGCGCTTCGAGGAGCTCTTCCGCGAGGTGCACCGCGTGATGCGGAAGAACACGCACTTCTATCTCTTCTGCGATCAGGAGACCGCGTTCCACGCCAAGCCGGTCGGCGAGAAGGTCGGGTTCAAGTTCTGGAAGCCGCTCATCTGGTCGAAGGTGACGATGGGCATGGGCTACCACTACCGGTCGACGTACGAGATGATCCTCTTCTTCGAGAAGGGGAAGCGCCGGCTCAACGACCTCGGGATCTCCGACGTGATCGTGGAGAAGCGCATCCACCGGGGCTATCCCACCGAGAAGCCGGTGCGCGTGAACCGCGTGCTGATCGAGCAGAGCACCGCGCCGGGTGAGATCGTCATCGACCCATTCATGGGCACCGGCTCCGCGGGGCTCGCGGCGATCGAGGTCGGGCGATCGTTCTGGGGCAACGACATCAGCGAGAAGGCGCTCGCGATCGCCGAGGAGCGGCTGGGGACGACGGGCGCGACGCGGCTCGGGGCGCCGCCTTTCCCGCGCACGCTCCTGGCGTTCTGA